The Echinicola rosea genome has a segment encoding these proteins:
- a CDS encoding ABC transporter permease: MRKEIIILVARQFWTTAFRSRAIYPLLLIVVMLLGFSGVTGWENYKEQNEIRQHYQQKARESWESNPDKHPHRMAHFGTFAFRLKYPLSMFDGGIENFTGNAVFLEAHKQNMVNFSEASLSTGLLRFGELTLAMVLQTVFPLLLFFLGFASVSAERESGTLKIMLIQGAKFREILVGKTLGLWLVALVCLLPVLLMLGYFLVGQEAADPGDVWTRFAVLSLVYMLFFMVLSIITVVVSATSHKSKNALIKLLAIWLVFVVLMPRTSQALGNYLFPSPSKVAFESAIEDEVVQKGDSHNPDDPYFKALKDSVLAAHQVDSIEDLPFNYGGFVMGVGERTSSAIYNNHQEALLEKYGLQNTLTEWAALINPYVAIKQLSMALSGTDFSTYLDFQEQAERYRYDLAQKMNELQMEHISPKKAQGSEGKEHVVEHEEWSLVPDFEQRFLSFTKVIENAWLSLLSLLGWGVIAVWGIFYMSNKVTAV; encoded by the coding sequence ATGAGAAAAGAAATCATCATCTTGGTTGCGCGCCAGTTTTGGACCACAGCTTTTCGCTCAAGGGCGATATATCCATTGCTCTTGATTGTGGTGATGCTGTTGGGCTTTAGCGGCGTGACCGGCTGGGAAAATTACAAGGAGCAAAATGAAATCCGGCAGCACTATCAGCAAAAAGCCCGGGAAAGCTGGGAATCAAACCCGGATAAGCACCCGCACAGAATGGCTCACTTCGGTACTTTTGCCTTCAGGTTAAAGTATCCCCTGAGCATGTTTGATGGGGGCATTGAAAACTTTACGGGCAATGCTGTGTTTTTGGAGGCTCACAAACAGAATATGGTCAATTTTTCCGAGGCCAGTCTTTCCACCGGCCTGCTCCGTTTTGGAGAGCTGACGCTTGCCATGGTTTTGCAGACGGTGTTTCCCCTGCTATTGTTTTTTTTGGGTTTCGCGTCGGTTTCTGCGGAGCGTGAGAGCGGAACTTTAAAGATCATGCTTATCCAAGGAGCGAAATTTCGGGAAATCCTTGTGGGGAAGACACTGGGCCTGTGGTTGGTTGCTTTAGTGTGCCTGTTGCCAGTATTACTGATGTTGGGATATTTTTTGGTAGGCCAAGAGGCCGCAGACCCTGGCGATGTATGGACGAGGTTTGCGGTACTGTCGCTGGTTTACATGCTTTTTTTCATGGTGCTCAGTATCATCACTGTGGTGGTATCGGCCACTTCCCACAAATCCAAGAACGCGTTGATCAAGCTTCTGGCCATTTGGTTGGTGTTTGTTGTGCTGATGCCGAGGACATCCCAGGCTCTGGGCAACTACCTGTTTCCGTCCCCTTCAAAAGTAGCTTTTGAATCGGCCATTGAAGACGAAGTGGTGCAAAAGGGGGACAGCCACAATCCTGATGATCCCTATTTCAAAGCCCTTAAGGATTCAGTGCTGGCTGCCCATCAGGTGGATTCCATCGAAGATCTTCCTTTTAACTACGGAGGATTCGTCATGGGCGTGGGCGAGCGGACAAGTTCGGCAATTTATAACAACCATCAAGAAGCTCTTTTGGAAAAGTACGGCCTTCAAAACACCCTCACGGAATGGGCAGCACTGATCAATCCTTATGTGGCCATCAAACAACTTTCCATGGCACTGTCGGGAACGGATTTCAGCACTTATCTAGATTTCCAAGAGCAGGCCGAAAGGTACCGATATGACCTTGCGCAAAAAATGAATGAACTCCAAATGGAACATATCAGCCCTAAGAAGGCGCAGGGTTCTGAAGGAAAAGAGCATGTGGTAGAACACGAGGAGTGGAGCCTTGTCCCTGATTTTGAGCAGCGGTTTTTGTCCTTTACCAAAGTCATTGAAAATGCTTGGTTGTCATTATTGTCGCTTTTGGGCTGGGGGGTGATCGCCGTTTGGGGAATTTTCTATATGTCAAATAAAGTAACCGCTGTATAA
- a CDS encoding DUF3526 domain-containing protein yields the protein MYRLIIKELFRSKVVILCMVLVAVLGILGLLIGKQFLDRQEVTTEQVADYQQEHIQRNVTYHSDDLGLLLYYIKFALINEPDKLAALSIGQSDVNPNVRQVTIRNLEGQKYDTDLVNPSSLQAGNLDLGFVIIHLFPLLIIVLTFNLLSEEREAGIWPLITVQSKSRFYYIAKKLLIRVVAVLAIYLLLFVVAIMLLQLPVNTTLSAFFLLGMGYLVFWFTLSFLVVSFGKGSSYNALTLLSLWLVLSILLPSGVNSFLTNRYPVPEALETMIDQRDGYHKKWDTNKRETMEAFYDHYPQFASYGMPPEEGFNWLWYYAMQQMGDDDAREATLAMNKKLEQRESASRMFAWVLPSMHVQLAFNQLAGTGQSDHLRFLEATDRFHERLRMDFYPKIFETQAVSSVDWESLQPKIYKKEPTVDWLAVQLPVWGGALILLAVSLIRFGRLRHREGW from the coding sequence ATGTACCGTCTCATTATAAAAGAGCTTTTTCGTTCCAAAGTGGTCATACTGTGTATGGTCCTGGTTGCCGTATTGGGTATCTTGGGCTTGCTGATAGGTAAGCAGTTTTTGGATCGACAAGAAGTGACCACCGAACAAGTGGCGGATTACCAACAGGAGCACATCCAACGAAATGTCACCTATCACAGTGATGACCTTGGCCTATTGCTTTACTATATCAAATTTGCCCTGATCAATGAGCCGGATAAATTGGCTGCCCTCTCCATAGGACAGAGCGATGTCAACCCAAATGTCCGACAGGTAACGATCAGGAACCTTGAAGGGCAGAAGTATGATACCGATTTGGTCAATCCTAGTTCCTTGCAGGCAGGAAATTTGGATCTGGGATTTGTGATCATTCACCTGTTTCCGCTGTTGATCATAGTGCTTACCTTTAATTTGCTGTCTGAAGAAAGAGAGGCCGGTATATGGCCATTGATCACCGTGCAGTCCAAATCCAGGTTTTACTACATTGCCAAAAAACTGTTGATCCGGGTAGTGGCCGTGTTGGCAATCTACCTGCTGCTGTTTGTAGTTGCCATAATGCTGTTACAATTGCCCGTTAATACCACGCTTTCGGCATTTTTTTTACTTGGTATGGGGTATCTGGTGTTTTGGTTTACGCTCAGTTTTTTGGTGGTTTCCTTTGGCAAAGGATCGAGTTACAATGCCCTCACCCTGCTTTCTCTATGGTTGGTGTTATCCATTTTGTTGCCCTCAGGGGTCAACAGCTTTTTGACAAATCGCTATCCTGTTCCAGAGGCGTTGGAAACGATGATTGACCAGCGGGACGGGTACCATAAAAAATGGGACACGAACAAAAGGGAGACCATGGAAGCCTTTTATGACCATTACCCACAATTTGCCTCTTATGGCATGCCACCGGAAGAAGGGTTTAATTGGCTGTGGTACTATGCCATGCAGCAAATGGGGGATGACGATGCCAGGGAAGCTACCTTGGCCATGAACAAAAAACTGGAGCAGCGTGAATCGGCAAGCCGGATGTTTGCCTGGGTGCTTCCTTCCATGCATGTCCAGCTAGCCTTTAACCAACTGGCAGGAACAGGTCAATCAGACCATCTACGGTTTTTGGAAGCTACTGATCGGTTTCATGAACGGTTACGGATGGATTTTTACCCAAAAATATTTGAAACACAAGCGGTGTCAAGTGTGGATTGGGAAAGTTTACAGCCCAAGATCTATAAAAAAGAGCCTACCGTTGACTGGCTTGCCGTGCAGCTTCCTGTGTGGGGTGGAGCGCTGATCCTATTGGCAGTTTCCCTTATTCGATTTGGGAGGCTCAGGCACCGGGAAGGATGGTGA
- a CDS encoding outer membrane beta-barrel family protein has translation MTIFLWLPGMAQEKLLRGSVTDVQNMPLPGAAIQLKGKEVGTVTDMEGRFSLSLAKGDVMMVSFLGFQLREITYAGEEEMNIVLEEAATDLDEVVVSFKEPLIETQKGTTTFRVDKLATNSGVSAMEVLKKLPGVSLNQNGQILWRGSAGINVMVDGKRSFLTGNQLAIYLEGFNADEIEKIELIKNPSAAYEAEGNAGLINIVTKGQKPKGYAIGLRSNVSKGRYWRTNQGISASLNKGKWSIYGSFDYNTPHRYRSSQSGNTITENGQQVSLERNNEVPFRINYYTWKMGGDWQLAPNHRMGIDYHGYFDDFRGTKTSTIRKNSPTDKLLSTVHSVYELQEPYHYDAIGWDYQFDMDEKGRKLTADARYISYRNYSDGLMESDHLDSEGNLIETNILRMHQPGFIKIFSTRVDLDLPIAEWDIKAGLKYGQAENDNNFRFEELSDGTFVMIPESTNHYRYHETISAGYLSALRTFQDLEVRGGLRLEYTKAQSSLMEGDFDKKWEYIKLFPSLSFTYTVNDKHNVDLAVSRRINRPSYSSLNPVRWYNDEYFYYYGNPSLVPEMGWLFNFSWTFPKDFVASVDYSQRNQYISRKLSYDSNGVTVRSQSANFSHFDRWDFTLTAPITVNDYWDIQAYAGVNHTRYPIEEASQERKLSRWATTFSLQQQLTFLEHYSFDMTISYTSPELQGMYLTKNLFFTDIGIKRSFMEEKLEAVLTLTDVFNSYRLYGQSQSTLIDYHYMDKPDSRRLGLTVSYRIGGKLFKEKARKSEEEERL, from the coding sequence ATGACCATTTTTTTGTGGTTACCGGGGATGGCACAAGAAAAGCTCCTCAGGGGTTCGGTCACAGATGTCCAGAACATGCCATTGCCGGGAGCGGCCATCCAGCTTAAGGGAAAGGAAGTCGGCACGGTGACCGATATGGAGGGAAGATTTTCACTTTCCTTGGCAAAAGGGGATGTTATGATGGTTTCATTTTTGGGATTTCAATTGCGAGAGATCACTTATGCAGGAGAGGAGGAAATGAATATCGTCCTTGAAGAAGCGGCCACTGACTTAGATGAGGTGGTGGTGAGCTTTAAGGAACCCTTGATCGAAACACAGAAAGGAACCACCACCTTCCGTGTGGATAAGCTGGCTACCAATAGTGGTGTATCGGCCATGGAGGTGCTGAAGAAGCTCCCCGGTGTAAGTCTGAACCAAAATGGTCAAATCCTATGGAGGGGCAGTGCCGGAATTAATGTAATGGTGGATGGAAAGCGGAGTTTTCTTACCGGAAATCAATTGGCCATTTACCTGGAAGGATTCAATGCCGATGAAATCGAAAAGATTGAGTTGATCAAAAACCCTTCTGCTGCCTATGAAGCAGAGGGCAATGCCGGACTGATCAATATTGTCACCAAAGGCCAAAAGCCCAAAGGATATGCCATTGGACTGAGGAGCAATGTGTCCAAAGGCCGGTACTGGCGAACCAACCAAGGTATTTCTGCCAGCCTTAATAAAGGTAAATGGAGCATTTATGGGTCGTTTGATTATAACACCCCCCATCGCTATCGCTCAAGTCAAAGTGGGAATACCATCACTGAAAATGGTCAACAGGTGTCCTTGGAAAGAAACAATGAAGTGCCCTTTCGGATAAATTATTATACTTGGAAAATGGGCGGGGATTGGCAGTTGGCCCCCAATCATCGGATGGGGATTGATTACCATGGTTATTTTGATGATTTTAGGGGAACCAAGACATCAACTATCCGCAAAAACAGTCCAACGGACAAACTGCTGTCAACCGTCCATTCGGTATATGAACTCCAAGAACCTTATCATTATGATGCAATCGGTTGGGATTATCAGTTTGACATGGACGAAAAAGGCAGGAAACTGACCGCAGATGCCCGGTACATTTCTTACCGTAACTATTCCGATGGCCTGATGGAAAGTGACCATTTGGATAGCGAGGGAAACCTGATCGAAACCAATATCCTACGGATGCACCAGCCTGGATTCATCAAAATTTTCTCTACTAGGGTAGATTTGGATCTCCCCATAGCCGAATGGGATATCAAAGCAGGATTGAAATATGGACAGGCTGAAAATGACAATAACTTTCGTTTTGAGGAACTGTCGGATGGAACGTTCGTAATGATCCCGGAATCCACCAACCACTACCGGTATCATGAAACGATCAGTGCAGGTTACCTGTCTGCCCTGCGGACATTTCAGGACCTAGAGGTCAGGGGTGGACTACGATTGGAATATACCAAAGCCCAAAGCTCCCTCATGGAGGGGGATTTTGATAAAAAGTGGGAGTATATCAAGCTTTTTCCCAGCCTGTCGTTTACCTATACAGTGAACGACAAGCATAACGTGGATTTGGCAGTGAGCAGACGGATCAACAGGCCTTCCTATTCCAGCCTCAACCCCGTTCGTTGGTACAATGATGAATATTTTTATTATTATGGAAATCCGTCATTGGTGCCGGAAATGGGCTGGTTGTTCAATTTTTCCTGGACATTTCCCAAGGACTTTGTGGCTTCTGTGGACTATAGTCAGCGAAACCAGTACATTTCCAGAAAACTGTCCTATGACAGCAACGGCGTAACGGTCCGTTCCCAAAGTGCCAACTTCTCCCATTTTGACCGATGGGACTTTACTTTAACGGCGCCGATCACCGTTAATGATTACTGGGATATTCAAGCGTACGCTGGGGTAAACCATACCCGTTACCCGATAGAGGAAGCAAGCCAAGAGCGGAAGCTTTCCAGATGGGCCACCACGTTTTCGTTACAGCAGCAACTGACCTTTTTGGAGCATTATTCTTTTGATATGACCATCAGCTACACCAGTCCAGAACTCCAGGGTATGTATCTGACCAAAAACCTCTTCTTTACCGATATAGGCATCAAGCGGTCGTTTATGGAAGAAAAGCTGGAAGCTGTCTTGACACTTACCGATGTGTTTAACAGCTATCGGCTTTATGGACAGTCACAAAGCACGCTTATCGACTATCATTATATGGACAAGCCCGATTCCAGAAGGCTGGGGCTGACGGTCAGTTACCGGATCGGAGGCAAGCTGTTTAAGGAAAAAGCCAGAAAATCAGAAGAGGAGGAGCGGCTGTAA